The Sesamum indicum cultivar Zhongzhi No. 13 linkage group LG6, S_indicum_v1.0, whole genome shotgun sequence genomic interval CATTGCCCTAAGCAAAATGGTGATGAGCTTATTACGTCAGTGTTGATTAACTTTCAAATTATGTATTTCTGTATTTCCTCAAAGAGTAGGAGTGCTAGTGTTTTAATGGATACAGTGCTATATATCCTCTGAGATTTATCAGGGTAGACTGTGTTTCTGGTATTTCTCAAATGAAGAATTATGACTTTTTAAGGTTTTAACTTGTCTAGCATTGATAACTGattcttcatttttgtttgcaaagagagaaaatttcAGGTGCACCACAACTTCTATGGGAGTGCAATCGCAACTGGGTACGCTTGCCCAAATTATTAAAGCCATTGACCCAAAGCTCCATAATCACCTTGGTATAGCAGCTTCCTTGGTAGAACTTTCCATGTATAATTCTGCATCTCACAATAAGAGGATTTATATCTTTCATTGAAGTGACTTCGGGTAAAGGACTACTGAGTTGTACATTTAACTCTTAGTAACGGGAAACATTTACGATATGAGGGCAAAAGTTTGGGGTTTCATTGGTTATCTAGGAATGCATTGCATGCTGTGCAATAAATTCATGCAGTAAGACTGAGATCTTTTGGAGTCTTCCATATTAGTTGGTCCCCTCTACCCTGTGTATGGACTGAGACACCTACCCAAAAAGGAACATTAGAAAGGGTGGCAAAAGATTAATTCTGGTGTCTGTGTGTCAAATAACATGAATAAAGCTATAGGAAcctattgatataattatgctttctctctctctagaatttTTCTGTGTGCgtcaagaaacaaaaataaagttgtaggagtatattgatataatagTCTGtgctcactctctctctctctctctccccctgACTTAAGCCCACCTTTCCATTTGGCAGAGGAGGTGGATGGTGGGGAATATTTGTTTGCCATTCGTATGCTAATGGTTCTTTTCCGAAGGGAGTTCTCATTTGTGGATGCAATGTATCTCTGGGAGGTAAAAGAAACCATCTAGCTTTAAATTCTTTACTTGAACCTGCCCTTTCAGCACCCTGGTTTGCACAAATTCTTTAATTGCATAGATTGTAGACTACCTCCTTGTTCacacatttttcattttccattgGATGGAAATATTATAACAGGTTTCTGTTTTTATCAAACTACACTTTTGGTTATATTCTTTGATTCTCTTCCCTTACTGCTATTTgctaaaatttgtaatttaggTCATGTGGGCCATGGAGTATAATCCAAATATCTATTCGCTGTATGAGGAGTCAAGTGAGCCTGGCAGTGTAAAAAATGGtgaaaaagtaaataacaAGATGCTCAAGCAGTATGGAAagtttgagagagaaaatatgaaaactgGATGGACAGACCAGAGAGGTGCCCTTGCTGTTTTCCTTGTTGCTAGTGTACttgaaaagaagaataagCAACTTCTGAAAGAGGCTCAAGGCCTGGACGATGTCGTCAAGGTACTTCTTTCCCCGATCTGGCGACTTCATATTGCTTGTCCATCTTTTAATTTGACGAACATGCACTATTTGGAAATCTCTATCTAGATCTTGGGCGAAATCACAGGAAATTTGGATGCCAAAAAAGCACTAAAAGAGGCACTGAAAATTCACAAGAAGTATTTGAGCAAGGCAAGATGCATCCCTGCTATACTTATTACTTATATTCCTCTGGCCTTTATCCTATGTCTCATTGCTCAACTTTGAATGCAGGCAAAGCAACCAGAGTAACCACTTGTGCAGTGTGGCAGCTagtttctttttatcttttttgtttctttatttgttgtattttttgtatccATTCTTTTTGAGTTGTGGAATCAACTTTTCTTGGTAGATAGGCATTTGTCATGGATCGTCCCTAGTCGTTGTATTGCACACAGCTCTTTGTAAAAGAAATCAACCCTCAGATCAACCCGGTTATTGTAATTGTCTATAGTAACACCCGTTCTGTTATACAGTTGAATCTGAGATTTTGATGATAGGAATGTAAATTGAACCCAGCCAAATTGAACTGGCTAATTAAAGAATCACaatctttctcttctttccttttccatTTTGTCCAGTTTATACTGACTGttgaataaatttgtaaaagagGAGGGGAATTTGTAACTGTGTGTTGTGCTTATTTTCGGAAAAAAGAAAGCCAAAGTAATTGGTGTCACTCTGCAAACCATAATCCACTATAATGGGTGTCACTCCacatacacaaaataatttttttgataaaattaaaaaaagaaaagaggatACTTATGGCTACATTTCCTAATCTTCTATACATTTTGAAATCAGCTTTTTGGAAAATGATACACACACCCCTCCCCAAAAACGCCAacaacattatttaaattactcTGATGTTTAACTGTCGTGGATAACTttgacaattatataaaaaatagagataatttgCATAAATAGACATACATTaaggatataaatataattatttagaagaatattattaatttcaacttatACCTAATTGTGCCCACACAATGAGAGAGGACGACTTCAACATCTTTGACTTATGTTACataagattttatttgatttttttttatcatctttttttctcctctcttcaattttcattcatatatTATCGTTTTTTCCtcactatttttaaataaaatatttaaattattttgcatgTACATCTCGATAGTTTGAAACTTACTAGTAAGTCAAGGATTAATGCTATTTATATACTATAATATTCTAagtgagcaaattatccctaaaaCAGTAACAATTTACTCACTGCTTTTTCTTAAACGGAGCAACTTAggagttaaattattttattttaaaaaaaaaaagtatcttgctttttattttcatctatattatatataattgaagaggCATGAATTGGTGTCTTTTATAcgtcaaattttaatatttaatttaattaattaatttatttattaactttccACCCATCAATTTAACTTCCTACTTCCCTATTATCTTTCCAtagtttattctttttttttaaaaaagaaaaagtaaaaaaattattcattttcttgtaactattttttatagatttaatattaacttattattattatatatattttaaataatatttataaaaattacacatataaaatatattattaatatatataaagtgttTTGCAGATACTGCAAATCAGGAaaattgcttgcattttttcgcGTATAAATGCTAAAAATATGGGTATAGTTTAGGCAGATATTTTTGGTGTGACCAAAACATCAATACGCAGATTCGTTCCTTAAAGGGGGAAAAAAGCGTTGCTCTAAAGCTAGCTACTACTACAAAACCCCATCAAATATcatactactactactactagtAGTGTATGTATACAGGAAGTTTCTGAATTCGATTTCGCCGTCCTATCTACGCTCTCACTCTATTCGTTCAGGTACATCCGGATCTGTATCTCTCGCGTTTTCTCCGCCAATTTTATGCATGTAATTGTGCAGTTTCATAATGCGATTCAATGCTTTGTCGGTTGTTTGGTAGGTTTAGTTATTTGTTGGTTTTCTTAGATGCGTGATTGCTCGTTGAAATTTGTGTTGATGAAATAAACAATTGCGAGAACATCGGAGTGGATCAACTGTAGTCAACTCAGTATTTGACTTGAATTACGGCATCGGAGATCAGATTcgtttttttgaatttctttgaCTTTTGGGGTCACTGGTGGCTTGTTTAGTTTTTGTTGATGCTCTAGATCTAGGTTGGGAGTCAATGTCAGGcagtgatgtttttttttttcttttttgcctgCTGAGGAAATGATTTTTCTGGTATTGTTCGATTCAGTTCCGTATCATGTGTGGTAGGAATGGAATTGACGATTGTATGAGTGCTGTTTAAATGGTGGTATGTTGGATTGGAGTTCTTTTGGATCCTGAGTTTCTACGACGAATCCTATTCCTTTAGTTTGTATCCGGATGGCAGAATGATTTAAGTTGGCAACTTAGTACAATTCAGGgagataattttttgtgatttatccACTTTGCTGGCTTGTATTTCCAATGGTAAAATTTGGTCTATTTATTTGTAGATTTTCGATATTATTCAGTAGAAATTAAAGCGTGAGAGAAGTCTGTTTCTTTCCTTTATTCTTTCAAATCCAGGATCCAACAgactccatttttttttccattattttgAAAGGTAACATTATACAATGTTTGCAGTTAAGGAGAAAATGGAAGGGACAGTTTTCGCCCCTGCATTGGATGGAATGAAGCATGTTAAGTCAGCAGATGGAGTAATCCTGACTAAGCCATTCTTGGATGTATGCAAGCTTATTTTACCTGTTATAGGTAATCTCTATTGAGTTTATGGAAGGATCCAATTTAAATGTCGGGTTCTTTATTATggtcatttttcatttttgcagAAATTACAAACTGTGTATCATTATTATTGTCTTTGCTCCCTGGCCATGCTAGCCTGACCCATCAGCCTTTAGGCAAAAGTTTCATGAGTGACATCCtccttttgtgtgtgtttgggggggggggggggatgataaatttaatgttatttggAGTGACATCCtccttttgtgtgtgtttgggggggggggggagatgATGAATCTTATGTTATATGGTTATATACAGTCAAGCATTTAAAGTTGTTGATtcgtttttccttttcctacCCTTCACCTTGGACATGTAGTAATAATCTTGAGTTCATAGCTAAAAGTGGATGTAATAAGCAACTCTAATTTGTTATAAATCAGGACTCTAGATGAATGAACTTTTATGTAAATGTTGAGCTGCCATTGAACCTGGAAGCAATATGTGAACTTTTGCTTTGTTTGGGAGGTAAGTATCTGTTGATGTGTCTGTTAAGTCTCATGTTTGTCGTTTCTCTGTTAGGCACTGTATTCTCACGAGTCTTCCTGAGGTCTGAGATGTCTACTAAGATTTACATTTTCCTGTATGTTCTTATATGGGTTAgttctttttataaatgtgGGTGAACAGATTTAATGAATGAGGCTCATTTTACTGCTCGTGCACAGATAAGTTTGGAGCGGCTATGGCACTTGTGAAATCTGATATCGGAGGCAATATAACTGTGAGCAACTTACTTCTTCCTCTGCATATGATATACTTGCCCAATGTGTGTTATCTTTTAATCAGCCTAACTGGCCTCACACTGGGGTATCGTTCTTGAGCATATTCTTAAATCAAAATGACACCCTCACTTCTTGTAATGTAGAGGTTGGAGAACAAATACTTGACCAACCCAACAAAGTATGAACATTTATACAGCATGGTACAAGAAGAAGTTGATGCTAAGACTGCTAAAGGCTCATCTAGTTGCACCAATGGTCTTTTGTGGTTGACAAGGTAGAAATGAGCTAAAGCTATGTCTCTTTGTATTAATGCATAATCAATTTTCTGTTGCTCGTATCCAATTTTACGCACATGCATGCACGTGATTTGTAAGTTCTTACTAAAACAAGCATCTGTTGCTTGACAGCAAATGTAAACCATCATTGTGTAACTTGTAGGGCTATGGATTTTTTGGTGGAGTTGTTTCGGAATCTAATTCACCATCAAGACTGGGCGATGTCTCAAGCTTGTACTGATTCATACAACAAGACTCTGAAACAGTGGCATGGTTGGCTAGCCAGTTCAAGCTTTACGGTGAACACTCATAAGCACATTATTTCCATTTAGAGTGGTTGTGATCAGGGATTTAGTAAAGGAGATCAATTAAGGTGGCAATGGTGACATGCGAGGAGCGTCTAATTCACAGTCTCAGTTTTACTGTTCTCTGAGAGCAGCACTACTTTTCAACATCAAAACACACACCAACAACCTtgaccaaatatataatttcttggtTGAAGATACTGAAGTTATAGGGCATCTTGATATTCTTCTTCATGGATATAACTGTGTCTAGAGTTGAAACAATACAAGCATTTAGCATTGCATTACAGTTAAAGCCCTTCTTTATGCATCAACTCATGAACAATTAACTGCATTCTTAATCATTCTCTAGAATTTGCTTTGTTAACTTTTATCAGGAGCTCATACATCATGTCGGACTGCTAGCAATCAATGTATACTCCAAATCAGCCTTTGAAATGCTTATCGTAACTGAAATTACAGGTTGCTATGAAGCTTGCTCCTGATAGGACAAAGTTCTTAGAAGTCGTAGGGGGCAAAGGTGACGTGAATAGTGATATCGAAAAATTCTGCGCCACTTTCGCACCATTTCTTGAGGAGAACCACAAGTTCTTGGTAAGATCTCTGGCGGACATCTTCATGTTTTTATCATTagattagtttttattttcccCCTCTTTCAGACTCTGATATCTGAATATGATTAGTAAGGCTTAATTCAAATACTTTATGTTAAGTAATGGGGTAGGCAATCTTCAAAATtggtgtaaataataatttatttatgttgacCTTGGCAGGCTAGCGTTGGCATGGATGGTCTCAAGTCATCATAGATGACGAACGAAGACTTGTTAAAATCCTGGTTTAATCTTATTCAGTATCAAGCAGTATGCCTTGCTAATAAatcagaaacaaaaaacaatttatttatgtactttTGACCCAAGAACTTCTATACATGGCTTTCTTTTGTAAATTCATAACCCACATCAATTCCAAGGTTAGCAAGAAGGTGAAGTTGGATGTTAGAACCTGCTGTTCTTTTCTTCTGCTATACAGTAATTCTTTAATCACTATCTAGTGAGTTTGTTGCTTGGGTTGGTCCCATCCCTCTGTAAATGCAGCTTGTTATGCTACGCTGGCAGTGGCAGCAAATCTTGCTTCATTTCTCTGGCTAAGTGCTGTTCATTCTTCTTTGGGTATGTAGATAAGATCACGCAGTTATACATAATGAGGCCAAAAAGGTGAGAAGCACTAATTATGCGGTGGTTTGATAGCTTTCTTTCATGATCAACTTTTAGTattctatctatctatattattataactttGTTTTCTGGAACACTATCTATATTGTTATAGAAGTATGTATATTGTTATAGAAGTATGAGTAGGCTAAAAAGGTctctttcatttcttgattcaacaaaactatccttataataATGTTAGTTTTAGTGGTATTTACGTAAAATAATACTattgttattttctaaaactcAATTTTGATAGTAtcttgattaataaataaattaattgaaatcaTTCAACTTTAACAATCTTGTAATAAAGTTTTCAAAAATCATtcaactatttttaaattcgatTCTGACTGTACTAAATTCATCtcttagattaaataaatttaaataagtattttatctatatttgTTTAGCACATTTGTATGTACTACTGTAAGACCATAAGCAtgagaaaagaatttatatatatatatataaaatattttttaaccttTTTCAAAAGACAAGTATTCTTACACAAGCAGTCATAAAAACTTTCACCTGAAATTCTTTTGGTTAATTACttaaatgtttaattattatagaaaacAATCTTCATAATTCACTCGAGGAGCTAAATGCATAAATATGAGGTTGGAGCTCATTTTAGCAATCAAGTTATGGTGTCAATACttttaattcatcaaaaagATTCGTTAAAATCTTTTACTTATTCattctatttatttagatCTACTTTCTTTCATACATAGATACTAATAATTAGAGtcaagaaaaatcattatataacaagtataaACGTCTTTAGTATGTTAACATCTAGTCCAAGGATGGAGAAAGAACAAATAatgctttattaaaaaataaataaaaaacgcTCGTGTATTTTACTATATTGTATGAAATTGTAGATTCTTGCAAACAACACACGTCAGtatgttgataattttgatctttttttggATTTAGTTAAAACCTTCAAGTCTATGGTGCAATTCCTcccaaacaacaaaaatggaagtaaaatagATCAAAATACGAATGATAAGAAATCAAAACCGTGGTACATTACCCGCGATCATagtgaaaaaacaaatatgtttCTTGGTTCTAATTGACCATTCTATTTTTTCGTCCTCTCCATCcctacttttttctttccattttctgGGATAAAATTGGTGCCTTACTTTCCTAAATATTCGACGGTGCTCTGCTGTTGTTTCAACGATGCATGAGGAACCAAACCAATCATTGCCACTGAAAACCAAAGGTTTCGCATTCACACCACCGCCCCTCCGATTCTACCCATCACAtatatttctcataaaaattaaacaaaacttaaaaaaaaaaaaaaagagtcaACCAAGCCGGAGAGGAAATTCAGATATCTTTCTCCTCTTCTTGATCTCCTCTCTTTTGAACTTGAAGAATccataagaaaaaaaggttTATGACTTTCTCGAGTATTTGGTGCAGACATTACAGTTATTTCTTCTTACATTGCATGGATTGAATTGTTAAAGTCTATGGGATTAAACTGAGTTCCTTACAAGGGTAGGTTTCTTCCATtacaaagaagaaagaaacgtAACGATGTCGACTAAGGTGAAAGGCCTCTTCAAAGGCCTCAGATACATTTCCCAGATATTCGGTGAGTATTTCTTAGTCCATCCATCCACTCTTCTTCCCTTTTGTCTTTGTAATAAAATCACAGTTGAGGTGCCGGTTTTCGTGATGTAGAGGAAGACAAAGAACAAGACATGCAGATTGGTCTTCCCACAGATGTAAAGCATGTCGCTCACATAGGATGGGATGGACCGTCGGT includes:
- the LOC105163436 gene encoding glycolipid transfer protein 1 isoform X1; the protein is MLCRLFVKEKMEGTVFAPALDGMKHVKSADGVILTKPFLDVCKLILPVIDKFGAAMALVKSDIGGNITRLENKYLTNPTKYEHLYSMVQEEVDAKTAKGSSSCTNGLLWLTRAMDFLVELFRNLIHHQDWAMSQACTDSYNKTLKQWHGWLASSSFTVAMKLAPDRTKFLEVVGGKGDVNSDIEKFCATFAPFLEENHKFLASVGMDGLKSS
- the LOC105163436 gene encoding glycolipid transfer protein 1 isoform X2, with amino-acid sequence MEGTVFAPALDGMKHVKSADGVILTKPFLDVCKLILPVIDKFGAAMALVKSDIGGNITRLENKYLTNPTKYEHLYSMVQEEVDAKTAKGSSSCTNGLLWLTRAMDFLVELFRNLIHHQDWAMSQACTDSYNKTLKQWHGWLASSSFTVAMKLAPDRTKFLEVVGGKGDVNSDIEKFCATFAPFLEENHKFLASVGMDGLKSS